From the Paenibacillus sp. genome, one window contains:
- a CDS encoding tripartite tricarboxylate transporter TctB family protein, whose translation MKWNVGMWLGMLFAALSGFLFWESWKLPYYGALGPGPGLFPRWLSAAFLSLSLLYLFQTSRGTRSDDAEALPRGRNLANVAAVVACAVASLPLMAGIGFFATGALLLFLLLTRSYAWRRSLLIALVSSLLIHVVFQQWLDVPLPAGEIWEWKR comes from the coding sequence ATGAAATGGAATGTGGGCATGTGGTTGGGAATGCTGTTCGCGGCATTGTCCGGGTTTTTGTTTTGGGAATCTTGGAAGCTTCCGTATTACGGTGCGTTGGGTCCGGGTCCGGGACTGTTTCCGCGCTGGCTGAGCGCCGCGTTCTTGTCGCTGTCGCTGCTCTATCTGTTCCAAACGTCGCGCGGAACGCGGTCCGACGACGCAGAAGCGCTGCCCCGCGGCCGGAACCTTGCGAATGTCGCCGCCGTCGTCGCCTGCGCCGTCGCATCGCTGCCCCTTATGGCTGGGATCGGTTTTTTCGCGACCGGCGCGTTGCTGCTCTTCTTATTATTAACTCGCTCTTACGCGTGGCGCAGGTCGCTGCTGATCGCGCTCGTCTCAAGCTTGCTGATCCATGTCGTGTTCCAGCAATGGCTCGACGTACCGCTGCCGGCGGGAGAAATTTGGGAATGGAAGAGATGA
- a CDS encoding tripartite tricarboxylate transporter permease produces the protein MPDFEQIAQGFATAATGWNLMYCLIGVTVGMLVGVLPGLGPTTGVAVLLPLTFGMEPVSAIIMLCGIYYGAMYGGTITSVLINTPGEAASVITCLDGNPLAKQGRAGAALGIAGLGSFFGGTISILGMILIGPPLAEWALRFGPPEFFALMVLGLSTVIGLMGKSIVRGLISAFLGLNLAMIGIDPMSGTLRFTMGIPHLTTGLDFVIVAMGLFGLSEILLGIENMGKAEKPPRIQGLLPRRDEWNPSMKAIGRGTVLGFLIGLIPGTNSVIPAMLSYSLEKRMARDPSRFGKGALEGVAGPETANNAYCGGALIPLFTLGIPSSPTIAIILGAFMMHGLTPGPALFEQNPVFVWGVIASMFFGNIALLFMNLPLAGWWAKIAAVPPKLLYPLILLVSIVGAYTANNNLFDVGVMIAFGVLGYLMKKAGIPMAPIVLTFVLGKMLESSLLQSLKMMDGSFFGLFTRPISGAILTVSLIVIGYGVASSLRNGRRNGLGADVEM, from the coding sequence ATGCCGGACTTTGAACAAATCGCGCAAGGCTTCGCTACCGCCGCTACCGGATGGAACTTGATGTACTGCTTGATCGGCGTGACGGTCGGGATGCTGGTCGGCGTTCTTCCCGGGCTCGGTCCGACGACCGGCGTGGCCGTGCTGCTGCCGCTCACGTTCGGGATGGAGCCGGTGTCCGCCATTATTATGCTATGCGGCATTTATTACGGGGCTATGTACGGCGGAACGATTACGTCCGTATTGATCAACACGCCAGGGGAGGCGGCCTCCGTCATTACCTGTCTCGACGGCAATCCGCTGGCGAAGCAAGGCCGGGCCGGCGCGGCGCTCGGCATTGCCGGACTCGGCTCGTTCTTCGGCGGAACGATCTCGATTCTGGGGATGATTCTCATCGGCCCGCCGCTCGCCGAATGGGCGCTGCGCTTCGGCCCGCCGGAATTTTTCGCGCTGATGGTGCTCGGCTTGTCGACCGTGATCGGGCTGATGGGGAAATCGATCGTGCGCGGCTTGATCTCCGCTTTCTTGGGCCTTAATTTGGCGATGATCGGCATCGATCCGATGTCGGGTACGCTCCGATTTACGATGGGCATTCCCCATTTGACGACGGGACTCGACTTCGTCATCGTGGCGATGGGTTTATTCGGTTTATCCGAAATTTTGCTCGGCATCGAGAACATGGGGAAAGCCGAGAAGCCGCCGCGCATTCAAGGGCTGCTTCCGCGAAGGGACGAATGGAATCCGAGCATGAAAGCGATCGGCCGAGGGACCGTGTTAGGCTTCCTGATCGGCTTGATTCCGGGAACCAACTCCGTCATTCCGGCGATGCTTTCTTATTCGTTGGAGAAGCGGATGGCGAGGGACCCGTCCCGGTTCGGGAAAGGGGCGCTCGAGGGCGTTGCCGGACCGGAGACGGCGAACAACGCCTATTGCGGCGGAGCGCTGATCCCGCTGTTTACGCTCGGCATCCCTAGCTCGCCGACGATCGCGATCATCCTAGGTGCATTCATGATGCACGGTTTGACGCCGGGACCGGCGCTGTTCGAACAAAACCCGGTGTTCGTTTGGGGCGTCATCGCAAGCATGTTTTTCGGAAATATCGCGCTCTTGTTCATGAACTTGCCGCTGGCCGGCTGGTGGGCGAAAATAGCGGCTGTCCCGCCGAAGCTGCTGTACCCGCTGATTTTGCTCGTCTCGATCGTAGGCGCGTATACAGCGAACAACAACTTGTTCGACGTCGGCGTCATGATCGCGTTCGGCGTGCTCGGCTACCTCATGAAAAAAGCGGGCATACCGATGGCGCCGATCGTCCTTACCTTCGTGCTCGGCAAAATGCTGGAAAGCTCGCTTCTCCAATCGCTGAAAATGATGGACGGCTCTTTCTTCGGGCTGTTCACCCGGCCGATTTCCGGAGCGATTCTGACCGTATCGCTGATCGTCATCGGGTACGGCGTCGCCTCAAGCTTGCGGAACGGCCGGAGGAACGGACTGGGAGCCGACGTAGAAATGTAA
- a CDS encoding 3-oxoacyl-ACP reductase family protein, whose translation MNIDLSGKVALVTGASSGIGAEIARTLAGSGAKVAVNYRSNREAAEQVVRAIAAEGGSAMPFEADVTSVPDIERMVERVTAAFGGIDILVNNAGHMLERLANAEMTESLYDRVMDLNLKSTVFVSKAVLPSMIARGGGHIVNMSSVAAHHGGGPGSSVYAASKAAVIAYTKGLAKEVAPHGILVNAVSPGFIGQTNFHAVVTSDEGRKAAVASTPLAREGLPSDVAGPVLFLVSGLAGFITGETIEINGGAYMR comes from the coding sequence ATGAACATTGATTTATCGGGGAAAGTCGCGCTCGTCACGGGCGCGAGCTCGGGCATCGGCGCGGAAATTGCGCGAACGCTGGCTGGCAGCGGCGCGAAGGTCGCCGTTAATTATCGCAGCAACCGGGAAGCCGCGGAACAGGTAGTCCGCGCGATCGCCGCCGAAGGCGGGAGCGCGATGCCGTTCGAAGCGGACGTCACGTCCGTGCCGGATATCGAACGAATGGTGGAACGAGTGACAGCGGCGTTCGGAGGCATCGATATTCTCGTGAACAACGCCGGCCATATGCTGGAGCGTCTCGCCAACGCGGAGATGACGGAAAGCCTGTACGACCGCGTGATGGATCTGAACCTGAAGAGCACCGTGTTCGTGTCCAAAGCGGTGCTGCCGAGCATGATCGCGCGGGGAGGCGGCCATATCGTCAACATGTCGTCGGTCGCCGCGCATCACGGAGGCGGACCGGGCTCGTCCGTATATGCCGCCAGCAAAGCCGCAGTCATCGCCTATACGAAAGGATTAGCGAAAGAAGTCGCGCCGCACGGCATTCTGGTAAACGCCGTCTCGCCGGGATTTATCGGACAAACGAACTTCCATGCCGTCGTCACGTCCGACGAAGGACGGAAGGCGGCGGTCGCTTCCACTCCGTTGGCAAGAGAGGGCTTGCCCTCCGACGTCGCAGGTCCTGTGCTGTTCCTCGTGTCCGGTCTTGCCGGCTTCATTACGGGCGAGACGATCGAGATTAACGGCGGCGCGTACATGCGTTGA
- a CDS encoding sugar kinase, with protein MDVVTFGETMALLAPDSTGLMRYAHAFTRKFAGAESNVAIGLARLGHRSGWISRVGDDELGKALLAFVRGEGVDASRVRIDGEAPTGVFFKETRRAGDYRVYYYRRDSAASRMSAADLDETYLSEARYLYVSGITPALSDSCRDLTFRAVEAARRRGVKVVFDPNVRKKLWPESVARPVLLELAGMADIVLPGAAEGEFLFGEREPEKLGALFLAHGPAAVVVKLGSRGAYYATPRERGRVPGFPVDRVVDPIGAGDGFAAGLLSGLLDGLPLKESVRRANAVGAAVTMASGDVEGLPDRADLERFMERPAEEVTR; from the coding sequence CTGGATGTCGTAACTTTCGGGGAAACGATGGCGCTGCTGGCCCCGGATTCGACGGGTCTCATGCGCTATGCGCATGCCTTTACGCGAAAATTCGCCGGCGCGGAGTCGAATGTCGCGATCGGGCTTGCGCGGCTCGGACATCGCTCCGGTTGGATCAGCCGAGTCGGGGACGACGAGCTCGGGAAGGCGCTGCTTGCGTTCGTTCGCGGCGAAGGCGTTGACGCGAGCCGGGTGCGCATCGACGGAGAGGCGCCGACGGGCGTGTTTTTCAAGGAGACTCGCCGCGCGGGCGATTACCGGGTGTATTATTACCGGCGGGACTCCGCTGCGAGCCGGATGTCCGCGGCTGATTTGGACGAGACGTACTTGAGCGAAGCGCGATATTTGTACGTGTCAGGCATTACGCCGGCCTTAAGCGACAGCTGCCGCGACCTGACGTTTCGCGCGGTCGAAGCGGCGCGGCGGCGCGGCGTCAAGGTCGTATTCGACCCGAACGTCAGAAAGAAGCTGTGGCCGGAGTCCGTCGCGAGGCCTGTGCTGCTGGAGCTGGCGGGCATGGCGGACATCGTGCTGCCCGGCGCGGCCGAAGGCGAGTTTCTGTTCGGGGAGCGGGAGCCGGAGAAGCTCGGCGCCTTGTTCCTCGCGCACGGACCGGCCGCTGTGGTCGTTAAGCTCGGGAGCCGTGGCGCCTATTATGCGACGCCGCGCGAGCGCGGCCGGGTTCCCGGGTTTCCGGTCGATCGGGTCGTCGACCCGATCGGCGCGGGCGACGGCTTCGCGGCCGGATTGCTCTCCGGTCTCTTGGACGGACTGCCGCTGAAGGAATCCGTTCGACGGGCGAACGCGGTCGGCGCGGCCGTAACGATGGCGAGCGGCGACGTCGAGGGACTGCCGGACCGGGCAGATCTGGAACGGTTCATGGAGCGTCCTGCAGAAGAAGTAACGCGATAA
- a CDS encoding bifunctional 4-hydroxy-2-oxoglutarate aldolase/2-dehydro-3-deoxy-phosphogluconate aldolase yields MERNDATWRNDVTRIMEHGIVAVIRGVPAERVPDVARALRNGGVRTLEVTAGTPGAMALIERLAAELGGDVLVGAGTVLDAETARAAILSGARFIFSPTVHAPTIAAAKRYGVVSIPGAMTPTEIVSAYERGADLIKVFPASVLGPRFFSDVRGPLPHIPLMPTGGVDASNLAAYVQAGAAAFGVGGSLLPPKETWDEEGLSKLTLRARRLTEALIQARSSSAAPPKD; encoded by the coding sequence ATGGAGAGAAACGATGCGACGTGGAGAAACGATGTGACGCGGATCATGGAGCACGGGATCGTGGCCGTCATCCGAGGCGTTCCCGCCGAACGGGTGCCCGATGTGGCGAGAGCGCTGAGGAACGGCGGCGTGCGTACGCTCGAGGTGACGGCAGGCACGCCCGGAGCGATGGCGCTGATCGAGCGTCTTGCGGCCGAGCTCGGCGGCGACGTGCTGGTCGGGGCAGGGACGGTGCTGGATGCGGAGACGGCGCGCGCCGCCATCCTGTCCGGCGCCCGGTTCATCTTCTCGCCGACGGTTCACGCGCCGACGATCGCGGCGGCGAAGCGATACGGCGTCGTCAGCATCCCCGGCGCGATGACGCCGACGGAAATCGTGAGCGCCTACGAACGCGGCGCGGATTTGATCAAGGTATTCCCGGCCAGCGTCCTCGGACCGCGATTTTTCAGCGACGTCCGCGGACCGCTGCCCCACATCCCGCTCATGCCGACCGGCGGCGTCGATGCGTCCAACCTCGCCGCGTACGTGCAAGCCGGCGCGGCCGCGTTCGGAGTGGGAGGAAGCTTACTTCCTCCGAAGGAAACATGGGACGAGGAGGGGTTGTCGAAGTTGACTTTAAGAGCGAGGCGGCTCACGGAAGCGTTGATCCAAGCGAGAAGTTCGTCTGCGGCGCCTCCGAAAGATTAG
- the dhaK gene encoding dihydroxyacetone kinase subunit DhaK gives MKKIMNKPETLVMEMCGGLAIAHPELEFLKKYKVIKKKVIDDDKVTLISGGGSGHEPAHAGFVGRGMLDAAVCGDVFASPSQIQVYQAIKAAVGRKGVLLIIKNYSGDVMNFKNGAHLAAEDGIEVEYVRVDDDIAVEDSLYTVGRRGVAGTVLVHKIAGAAAEEGRSLMQVKAVAEKAAHHVRSIGLALTSCTVPAHGSPTFQLGEGEMEYGVGIHGEPGRRREKIATADELARRMTSELLNDLGIAEGDDAEVAVLVNGFGATPLQELYLYNHAVVRELAKRNVRICRTFVGNYMTSIDMAGLSLSVMKLDDELKALLNRECLAPAFRVDGPVPPVEYTDVEEREEAVTEVSFAAETPEAYAVVRDGKLTLDNVIYLVDKMSEIIIRNEVEFCELDAHAGDGDFGMSVSKGFRQLKREWRSIVGQENLTIGSFLNACSLVIMEHCGGASGPIWGSAFRAAARAAGDKTEVTTAEYADLLQAAVQGIQATGERSFGRGAVVGDKTLIDALVPYADCWTASAAAGDDVKTTFEKAAKAAVEGAEKTKSIVARMGRAGTVGERSLGYPDAGAFALGVIFTELAQSMKSSSM, from the coding sequence GTGAAGAAAATTATGAATAAGCCCGAGACGCTTGTCATGGAGATGTGCGGCGGGCTGGCCATCGCTCATCCGGAGCTTGAATTTTTGAAGAAGTACAAGGTTATCAAAAAGAAGGTCATCGATGACGATAAAGTCACCTTGATCAGCGGCGGCGGCAGCGGCCACGAGCCGGCGCACGCGGGCTTCGTCGGCCGGGGGATGCTCGATGCCGCGGTATGCGGCGACGTGTTCGCCTCCCCTTCGCAAATTCAAGTGTATCAAGCGATCAAAGCGGCCGTCGGCAGAAAGGGCGTTCTGCTTATCATTAAAAATTACAGCGGGGACGTCATGAACTTCAAAAACGGCGCGCATCTCGCCGCCGAGGACGGCATCGAGGTCGAGTACGTCCGGGTCGACGACGACATCGCCGTGGAGGACAGCCTCTACACGGTCGGCCGGCGCGGCGTCGCGGGCACGGTGCTCGTCCATAAAATCGCGGGCGCGGCGGCCGAAGAAGGCCGCAGCCTGATGCAGGTGAAAGCCGTCGCCGAGAAAGCGGCGCACCACGTCCGCAGCATCGGACTCGCGCTGACGTCCTGCACGGTGCCCGCGCACGGCTCGCCGACGTTCCAATTGGGCGAGGGCGAAATGGAGTACGGCGTCGGCATTCACGGCGAGCCCGGGCGGCGGCGGGAAAAAATCGCAACCGCGGACGAACTGGCGCGGCGCATGACGTCGGAGCTGCTGAACGACTTGGGGATCGCGGAAGGCGACGACGCGGAGGTCGCCGTGCTCGTCAACGGCTTCGGAGCGACCCCTCTGCAGGAGCTGTATTTGTATAACCACGCGGTCGTGCGGGAACTCGCGAAGCGGAACGTTCGCATCTGCCGCACGTTCGTCGGCAACTACATGACGAGCATCGACATGGCCGGCTTGTCGCTCAGCGTCATGAAGCTGGACGACGAATTGAAAGCGCTGCTGAATCGGGAGTGCCTCGCCCCGGCGTTCCGCGTCGACGGGCCGGTGCCGCCGGTCGAGTATACGGACGTAGAGGAGCGCGAAGAAGCGGTAACGGAGGTTTCCTTCGCCGCGGAAACGCCGGAGGCGTACGCCGTCGTGCGAGACGGCAAGCTTACGCTTGACAACGTCATCTATCTCGTCGATAAAATGAGCGAAATTATCATTCGCAACGAAGTAGAGTTCTGCGAGCTGGACGCTCACGCCGGCGACGGCGATTTCGGGATGAGCGTGTCCAAAGGGTTCCGGCAGCTGAAGCGGGAGTGGCGCTCGATCGTCGGTCAAGAAAACCTCACGATCGGATCGTTCCTTAACGCGTGCTCGCTCGTCATAATGGAGCATTGCGGCGGCGCTTCCGGCCCGATTTGGGGCTCGGCGTTCCGCGCGGCGGCGCGCGCGGCCGGCGACAAAACCGAAGTGACAACGGCGGAATATGCCGACCTGCTGCAAGCCGCCGTACAGGGCATCCAAGCGACCGGCGAGCGCTCCTTCGGCCGCGGCGCCGTCGTCGGCGATAAAACGTTGATCGACGCGCTCGTGCCGTACGCGGATTGTTGGACGGCGAGCGCCGCCGCCGGCGACGACGTAAAAACAACGTTCGAGAAAGCGGCGAAGGCAGCCGTCGAAGGCGCGGAGAAGACGAAGTCGATCGTCGCCCGGATGGGCCGCGCCGGCACCGTCGGCGAACGCAGCTTGGGGTACCCGGATGCGGGCGCCTTCGCGCTCGGGGTCATTTTTACGGAACTCGCGCAAAGCATGAAATCCTCGTCCATGTAA
- the dhaS gene encoding dihydroxyacetone kinase transcriptional activator DhaS → MTASLITKKIIAASLKRLMETESFHKISVGDIMRHCDMRRQTFYYHFIDKYELLGWIYKEETKENIEDFLDYERWENIFELLIEYFYENQRFYRRAFEVTEQNSFNHYLFEHTKNLYKKIIDELPGGGKGLAEASKIAIASFYSHGFVGTIKEWIENHCAMPPAVLSSLMKEMIHNQLTLLLQNERSR, encoded by the coding sequence ATGACCGCGTCTCTCATCACCAAAAAGATTATCGCCGCCTCTTTGAAGCGGTTGATGGAAACCGAATCGTTTCATAAAATATCGGTCGGCGACATCATGCGGCATTGCGACATGCGCCGGCAAACGTTTTACTATCATTTTATCGATAAATACGAGCTTTTGGGCTGGATTTACAAAGAAGAAACAAAAGAAAACATCGAAGACTTTTTGGACTACGAGAGATGGGAGAACATCTTCGAATTGCTGATCGAGTATTTTTACGAAAATCAGCGGTTTTACCGGAGAGCGTTCGAGGTCACCGAGCAAAACTCGTTCAATCATTACTTATTCGAGCATACGAAAAACTTGTACAAGAAAATCATCGACGAGCTGCCGGGCGGCGGCAAGGGGCTGGCCGAAGCGAGCAAAATCGCGATCGCCTCGTTCTACAGCCACGGCTTCGTCGGCACGATCAAGGAGTGGATCGAGAACCATTGCGCTATGCCGCCGGCCGTGCTGTCCTCCTTGATGAAGGAAATGATCCATAACCAGCTGACGCTGTTGCTCCAAAATGAACGATCCCGGTAA
- the dhaQ gene encoding DhaKLM operon coactivator DhaQ — MTKIINDPQNIVRNMLHGFYFENKDRVSYHAKYNIVARKDLADAGGTTAVVSGGGSGHEPADFGYVGSGMLDIAVAGSIFAPPTPEQVLEAIRLVDPSKSVLLIVKNFAADVDSFLQAEASARAEGRSVDHVVVNDDVSIEDDATYTKRRRGVAGTVLVQKIVGAAAREGYDLTRLKALGDAVVSRLHTLGVALSPANDPTKGKPSFALEPNEAYYGVGIHGEKGYRKEAFSSSEKLAVELFNKLKRMYRWKPRDKFAILINGLGATPLVEQYIFANDIRRLCELDGLDIRFVKIGTHLTSLDMKGISLSFLQVEDEQWEHWLKADVRVAKW; from the coding sequence ATGACGAAAATCATCAACGATCCGCAAAATATCGTCCGCAATATGCTGCACGGGTTTTATTTCGAAAACAAAGACAGAGTCTCTTATCATGCCAAATACAACATCGTCGCCCGAAAGGATCTCGCCGACGCAGGAGGGACGACGGCGGTCGTCAGCGGCGGCGGCAGCGGCCACGAGCCTGCCGATTTCGGATACGTCGGATCGGGGATGCTCGACATCGCCGTCGCCGGGAGCATCTTCGCGCCGCCGACGCCGGAGCAGGTACTGGAGGCGATCCGGCTCGTCGACCCGAGCAAGAGCGTGCTGCTGATCGTCAAAAATTTCGCCGCGGACGTGGACAGCTTCCTCCAAGCGGAGGCGTCGGCCAGAGCGGAGGGGCGAAGCGTGGACCATGTCGTCGTGAACGACGACGTGTCCATCGAGGACGACGCGACCTATACGAAGCGGCGTCGCGGCGTCGCGGGGACGGTGCTCGTGCAAAAAATCGTAGGCGCGGCGGCGCGCGAAGGGTACGATCTAACGCGGCTCAAGGCGCTGGGCGATGCGGTCGTCAGCCGGCTGCATACGCTCGGGGTCGCGTTGTCCCCGGCGAACGATCCGACGAAAGGGAAGCCGTCGTTCGCGCTGGAGCCGAACGAAGCGTATTACGGAGTGGGCATCCACGGCGAGAAGGGATACCGCAAAGAAGCGTTCTCGTCCTCCGAAAAATTGGCCGTGGAGCTGTTCAACAAACTGAAACGGATGTATCGCTGGAAACCGCGGGACAAGTTCGCGATTTTGATCAACGGTCTGGGCGCGACGCCGCTCGTCGAGCAATATATATTCGCAAACGACATTCGACGGCTGTGCGAACTCGACGGCTTGGACATTCGGTTCGTGAAGATCGGGACGCATTTAACGTCGCTGGATATGAAGGGCATTTCCTTAAGCTTTCTGCAGGTGGAAGATGAGCAGTGGGAGCATTGGCTGAAAGCCGACGTCCGCGTCGCGAAATGGTAA
- a CDS encoding MIP/aquaporin family protein codes for MSAFLGELVGTLILVLFGCGVVGGVVLNKSKAQSSGWIVISMGWGFAVAIAVYAVGGVSGAHLNPAVTIALASVGAFPWAQVPSYVLAQLIGAFLGAVLLWVHYFPHWRETEDAGAKLAVFATGPAIRHAPSNLVSEIVGTAVLVFGLLSIGANQFADGLNPLIIGFFVAAIGMSLGGTTGFAVNPARDLASRIAHFLLPVAGKGPSDWSYAWIPVVGPILGGVLGAQAHQATFAQGSLHALFTLAVIAVLLAVVVRVSHPARSLEGRTTVRAQGKQVS; via the coding sequence ATGTCTGCATTTTTAGGAGAGTTGGTCGGAACGTTGATTTTGGTCCTGTTCGGCTGCGGCGTCGTCGGGGGCGTCGTGCTGAACAAATCGAAGGCTCAAAGCTCGGGCTGGATCGTCATTTCGATGGGCTGGGGCTTCGCGGTCGCGATCGCCGTGTATGCCGTCGGCGGCGTCAGCGGCGCGCATCTGAACCCGGCGGTCACGATCGCGCTGGCGTCCGTCGGCGCGTTCCCATGGGCGCAAGTGCCGTCGTACGTGCTGGCGCAGCTGATCGGCGCCTTCCTCGGCGCGGTGCTGCTGTGGGTTCACTACTTCCCGCATTGGCGAGAAACCGAAGATGCCGGCGCCAAGCTCGCGGTGTTCGCTACCGGCCCGGCCATTCGGCATGCCCCTTCGAACCTCGTCAGCGAAATCGTGGGTACGGCGGTGCTCGTGTTCGGCCTGCTCTCGATCGGCGCGAACCAATTCGCGGACGGTCTCAATCCGCTCATTATCGGATTTTTCGTCGCGGCCATCGGCATGTCGCTCGGCGGCACGACCGGGTTCGCCGTCAATCCGGCGCGCGACCTCGCCTCCCGTATCGCCCACTTCCTGCTGCCCGTCGCGGGGAAAGGGCCGTCCGACTGGTCCTACGCGTGGATCCCCGTCGTCGGGCCGATTCTGGGCGGCGTTCTCGGGGCGCAGGCGCATCAAGCGACCTTCGCGCAGGGCTCCTTGCATGCGCTGTTTACGCTCGCCGTCATCGCCGTCCTGCTCGCCGTCGTCGTCCGCGTCTCGCATCCGGCTCGAAGCCTCGAAGGGCGGACAACGGTTCGAGCGCAGGGCAAACAAGTTTCGTGA
- a CDS encoding SDR family NAD(P)-dependent oxidoreductase yields the protein MWNGKTVCVTGTDRGVGLAMTRQLLESGCVVYAGGLYPQNSDMEALAAAYPGRLHPFRLDVGSDESVKEAAAWIRGRTEALDVLINNAAILGDTAKTIRDDIDFDEALRNYNITALGAIRMSNALIDPLMNGGKLIVNISSEAGSIKQSYREAWFGYCMAKAALNMGSTIIHNKIRKEGGRVMLFHPGWVKTWMFGAWNDAGTYTPEEAAANVLRRIEEHGDDIRDQPIYMEADTGNELPW from the coding sequence ATGTGGAACGGGAAAACGGTTTGCGTAACTGGCACGGACAGGGGCGTCGGGTTGGCGATGACCAGGCAGCTGCTGGAGTCGGGCTGCGTCGTGTATGCGGGCGGCTTGTACCCGCAAAATTCGGACATGGAGGCGTTGGCCGCGGCGTATCCGGGGCGGCTGCATCCGTTCCGGCTGGACGTCGGGAGCGACGAGAGCGTGAAGGAAGCCGCCGCATGGATCCGCGGACGAACCGAAGCGCTGGACGTTCTCATTAATAACGCGGCGATTCTCGGCGATACGGCGAAGACGATTCGGGACGACATCGATTTCGACGAAGCGCTGCGCAATTACAACATAACCGCGCTCGGGGCGATTCGCATGTCGAACGCGTTGATCGATCCGCTCATGAACGGCGGAAAGCTGATCGTCAACATTTCCTCGGAGGCGGGAAGCATTAAACAGAGCTATCGCGAAGCGTGGTTCGGATACTGCATGGCGAAGGCTGCGTTGAACATGGGTTCGACGATCATTCACAACAAGATCCGCAAGGAAGGCGGACGGGTCATGCTGTTCCATCCCGGCTGGGTGAAAACATGGATGTTCGGCGCATGGAACGACGCAGGGACGTACACGCCGGAAGAGGCAGCCGCGAATGTGCTGCGGAGAATCGAAGAGCATGGCGACGACATACGCGATCAACCGATCTACATGGAAGCGGATACCGGGAACGAATTGCCTTGGTAA